From the Conger conger chromosome 14, fConCon1.1, whole genome shotgun sequence genome, one window contains:
- the tnfrsf18 gene encoding tumor necrosis factor receptor superfamily member 18 isoform X2, which yields MTSLRLTLTLTCLLLAQTECLGANCPNDQYLNGRLCCDLCPPGNSIERHCSESHATVCVPCSPGRYSEVADNLDKCRECRKCEQVTLSECSNTQNSNCSCHKGFLCISPECDVCQKEVICPRGHQLTKTGNYQYAYYCKPCPDGMYSDTEGGVCKPLQRCDQETIFPGNKTHNSKCKTQSPDPTKEPHKASVNMELTLLVILLLCVFTCLAVLVNACKSKAACMKWKQTKKPMKASPSTTVFQLSKEERGDRPIQEIDKHPSLTSLMTE from the exons ATGACCAGTCTAaggctcacgctcacgctcacctGTCTCCTGCTGGCCCAGACAGAATGCCTAGGAGCTAACTGCCCCAATGACCAGTACCTAAATGGAAGACTGTGCTGTGACTTATGCCCGCCag GAAACTCTATCGAGAGACACTGCAGTGAGAGCCATGCAACTGTATGTGTCCCATGTTCACCGGGCAGATACTCTGAAGTGGCTGACAACTTGGACAAGTGTAGAGAGTGTAGAAAATGCGAACAGG TTACTTTGAGTGAATGCTCCAACACACAAAATTCAAATTGTTCGTGTCATAAAGGATTCCTGTGTATCTCGCCTGAGTGTGATGTCTGTCAGAAGGAAGTGATATGTCCCAGGGGTCACCAACTGACCAAGACTG GCAATTATCAATATGCTTATTATTGTAAGCCATGCCCTGATGGCATGTACTCtgacacagagggaggggtgtgTAAGCCTTTACAACG GTGTGACCAGGAGACAATATTTCCTGGAAACAAGACGCACAACTCGAAATGCAAGACACAAA GTCCTGACCCTACCAAAGAACCACACAAGGCTTCAGTTAACATGGAGCTGACTCTCCTGGTCATcctcctgctgtgtgtgttcacctgccTTGCAGTTCTGGTGAACGCCTGCAAGTCAAAGGCCGCATGCATGAAGTGGAAACAGACAAAGAAACCCA TGAAAGCCAGTCCCTCAACCACCGTGTTCCAGTTATcaaaggaggagaggggagatcGCCCCATCCAAGAGATTGACAAACatcccagcttgaccagcctGATGACTGAGTGA
- the tnfrsf18 gene encoding tumor necrosis factor receptor superfamily member 18 isoform X1: protein MEDCAVTYARQETLSRDTAVRAMQLYVSHVHRADTLKWLTTWTSVESVENANRVSVLLTPKFSKQGVTIIITVILHLPVVLVLNAVTLSECSNTQNSNCSCHKGFLCISPECDVCQKEVICPRGHQLTKTGNYQYAYYCKPCPDGMYSDTEGGVCKPLQRCDQETIFPGNKTHNSKCKTQSPDPTKEPHKASVNMELTLLVILLLCVFTCLAVLVNACKSKAACMKWKQTKKPMKASPSTTVFQLSKEERGDRPIQEIDKHPSLTSLMTE from the exons ATGGAAGACTGTGCTGTGACTTATGCCCGCCag GAAACTCTATCGAGAGACACTGCAGTGAGAGCCATGCAACTGTATGTGTCCCATGTTCACCGGGCAGATACTCTGAAGTGGCTGACAACTTGGACAAGTGTAGAGAGTGTAGAAAATGCGAACAGGGTAAGTGTTCTATTGACACCAAAATTCAGCAAGCAGGGTGTCACCATTATAATAACAGTAATTCTGCATCTCCCTGTTGTCCTGGTCCTAAATGCAGTTACTTTGAGTGAATGCTCCAACACACAAAATTCAAATTGTTCGTGTCATAAAGGATTCCTGTGTATCTCGCCTGAGTGTGATGTCTGTCAGAAGGAAGTGATATGTCCCAGGGGTCACCAACTGACCAAGACTG GCAATTATCAATATGCTTATTATTGTAAGCCATGCCCTGATGGCATGTACTCtgacacagagggaggggtgtgTAAGCCTTTACAACG GTGTGACCAGGAGACAATATTTCCTGGAAACAAGACGCACAACTCGAAATGCAAGACACAAA GTCCTGACCCTACCAAAGAACCACACAAGGCTTCAGTTAACATGGAGCTGACTCTCCTGGTCATcctcctgctgtgtgtgttcacctgccTTGCAGTTCTGGTGAACGCCTGCAAGTCAAAGGCCGCATGCATGAAGTGGAAACAGACAAAGAAACCCA TGAAAGCCAGTCCCTCAACCACCGTGTTCCAGTTATcaaaggaggagaggggagatcGCCCCATCCAAGAGATTGACAAACatcccagcttgaccagcctGATGACTGAGTGA
- the si:ch73-361p23.3 gene encoding tumor necrosis factor receptor superfamily member 9, with amino-acid sequence MGFLQEKVLCCLMWICVCLKGNYGEHICKAGEMKEHNSGNCIPCLDLQYQSTPNKESFCRTCGTCFEEMGSELISKCTKTANTKCQCRKGFVPKRGSSSCKCDKGSELDDTRKNCRRCPAGYFNTEAGKKCTPWTDCGKQGVKTNGSHQQNVVCHEGPWTSAPAREGKHLSAPVAVPMTPPLTATTPTPPAFPFTTSVSIRTTRPPGHNSGFPGYTIAVPPVLLLILLSPIICKKLIIPFIQNYKKKADTPCRRPVEESGDSSRSSLVKSSLGQP; translated from the exons ATGGGCTTTCTCCAAGAAAAAGTGCTATGCTGCCTAATGTGGATCTGCGTTTGCTTGAAGGGAAATTATGGTGAACACATATGTAAAGCAG GTGAGATGAAAGAACACAACAGTGGAAACTGCATACCCTGCTTAGATTTACAGTATCAGTCAACACCCAATAAAGAAAGCTTCTGTAGAACTTGTGGGACTTGTTTTGAAG aaatggGAAGTGAGCTTATTTCAAAGTGTACAAAGACAGCCAATACGAAGTGCCAGTGCCGAAAGGGATTTGTCCCAAAAAGAGGCAGCAGTTCCTGCAAGTGCGACAAGGGTTCTGAGTTGGATGACACCA GGAAGAACTGTCGACGATGTCCAGCCGGATACTTCAACACTGAGGCTGGCAAGAAATGCACACCATGGACAGA CTGTGGGAAGCAGGGGGTGAAGACCAATGGCTCTCACCAGCAGAACGTGGTCTGCCATGAGGGTCCGTGGACTTCTGCCCCGGCCCGTGAGGGGAAGCACCTCAGCGCGCCCGTGGCTGTCCCTATGACTCCGCCCCTTAccgccaccacccccacccctcccgccTTTCCCTTCACCACCTCCGTCTCTATAAGGACAACTCGGCCACCAGGGCACAACTCTG GTTTCCCAGGCTACACCATCGCTGTGCCACCAGTGCTCCTTCTGATCCTTCTGTCTCCTATCATCTGCAAGAAACTCATCATTCCTTTCATCCAGAACTATAAGAAGAAGGCAG ACACACCCTGCCGCAGACCCGTAGAGGAGAGTGGAGACAGCAGCCGTTCTTCGCTGGTGAAGTCAAGCCTGGGTCAGCCATGA